Below is a genomic region from Erigeron canadensis isolate Cc75 chromosome 7, C_canadensis_v1, whole genome shotgun sequence.
GAAGATACTCGTAACATGCAATTTTTTTGCAACCTTAGTGATTCTTGTAGTTCCTGATcgttttattttgttagtttatGGAACACACTGAGGATTGACCTCCTTGTGTGTATTGGAACAGGTAATACCCGATTCAATTGCTGGACTCGAGAACCTTGAAGAGCTTTATGCTTCTAATAATCTTTTGGAATCATTACCGGATTCCATTGGCTTATTGTTAAAGCTGAAGATTTTAAACGTCTCTAGCAACAAACTCACGTCCTTACCTGACAGCATTTGTCATTGCAGGTACATTTGTTTTGACATGTCACAAAAGTTGCTAATTTTTCTAGCCTAGCTTGATAAATCACATCATAAGTTATGATCTATGAGGTGTTTGGATGTATGTTTTGACACTTTCTATCTGATAATACAGACTCTTTGTCATAGTAACCAgtttttattatatgtgttaGATTCTGCTTTTAAACTAGTTGGCTTATTTTGTGGTTGGATAATCAGTTTTGGATAGCTTTATAGTAGCCGCAAGGCTGCTACAATGCTGattatcaaagtttaaaataaaatgacctCTAAAAACCTGATTATCACAAGAATGTCCTTGTTGGTCATTTTATGACTATACTTGTACAGTCAAAATTGTCAAACACTAATAGCTATAAACAGTAAAAAGCACAATAACACATCCAACCACCATCTCTCGCACTCAGTTCTATTATAGCTGATTATATTATCctgtttatttttaaactatagGTCGTTGGTAGAGCTTGATGCAGGATTTAATAAGCTAACATATATACCCACCAATATCGGGTATGAACTTGTGAACTTGAAGAAACTTTTAGTTCCATTGAACAAGTTGCGCTCGCTTCCTACCTCTATTGGGGAAATGGAATCTCTTCAGATTCTGGACGCCCACTTCAATGAACTCAGGGTCCTGCCACCATCCATTGGTAGGCTTTCAAAGCTTGAGATCCTTAATCTGAGCGGCAACTTCAGTGATCTTACGTCACTTCCCCACACGATTGGCGATCTGACCAACCTTGAAGAACTTGACATCAGCAACAATCAGATCCATGAACTTCCCGTCACCTTTGGCCGCCTTGAGAAACTTATGAAACTCAATGTGGAAGAGAACCCTTTGGAGATACCACCTAAAGAAGTGGTCAAAGCCGGGGTTGAAGCTGTGAAGGAGTTCATGGCTTTGAGGTTGCTCGATTATCTAGTGAAAGAAGAGGAAAAAAGCAATTCTGTCGAGAATGTAGAGACACAGACAGGTTGGTTGACCCGTAGCACCTCATGGCTAACCAATGCTGTTGCTGGTGCCGTTGGTGGATTTGTAGGTGGTGATGAGACCACAAAAAAGACAGAATCATACCTCAATGAGCAATTTTGAATCAGGTTTTCTTTAACCTTATAGAATGGCAAAAACTCATTTCTTTCGTTTATTGACATACACACAATGTAGATTATAGACGGGGTATTTGGCATTGGATATTGTCGATGCTGTATTGTATACATTTTTGCTCTTGTGGTTCGTTCTCTTTCAATAATTAGTTTGGAGTGACAaactggaaagccaatttggGGCTGGACCTGTCTATTTTGAAACTGGTTTCAGCTTTATCTTCTATTCTGGGCTTCCTATAGAAAGCTGATTTTTTGGTTCACTTCTTGGCTGTAgatatattttgaaaaccaGTTGTCAGTCCGGTAACCAGTGCTTACTGGAAATAATCATTATTTGAAAATGAATTGAGGTCATTATATATTTGGATACTCAGAGCTACACTTTATTTCACCCTACTAGTGGATATTTGCATCTCTGATTATACTGATATTTTTGAATTACAATCTCTCTCTTTTTCAGATTTGTGAAGTGGATGGTCACAGCAGATTTGGTAACAAATCCTAAAATATTAATTCTAAAATAAAACTAGCAAACCTATTTGTTTCCATAGTATAATGGTTTGGAAGGTTGTAACCGATTGATCAAATGTGCTTTAAGAGGCATTTCTCTTTGTTTCTTTCGTAGTTTT
It encodes:
- the LOC122606855 gene encoding plant intracellular Ras-group-related LRR protein 9-like, which translates into the protein MDPNPKKFPILSYVLSKLPSSNRSQSPDSDFDIEQPPLPPSSTAEQPYFELTERMPYLNDPDLIAAMHSTVKDVSATRSVLKTLGEPPDHELVDIARAKLQNINLNDDDDKVDSETVSFKAVIKLYEMHEAYEKMLSEAEKRLEKLYEAAKIGGKAVVEDCEVEGSCSEVVDDELVRIMNDAIVNNVDKVDLSERKLPFLPEAFGKCRMLVSLNLSSNQLEVIPDSIAGLENLEELYASNNLLESLPDSIGLLLKLKILNVSSNKLTSLPDSICHCRSLVELDAGFNKLTYIPTNIGYELVNLKKLLVPLNKLRSLPTSIGEMESLQILDAHFNELRVLPPSIGRLSKLEILNLSGNFSDLTSLPHTIGDLTNLEELDISNNQIHELPVTFGRLEKLMKLNVEENPLEIPPKEVVKAGVEAVKEFMALRLLDYLVKEEEKSNSVENVETQTGWLTRSTSWLTNAVAGAVGGFVGGDETTKKTESYLNEQF